Proteins co-encoded in one Erinaceus europaeus chromosome 2, mEriEur2.1, whole genome shotgun sequence genomic window:
- the LOC132536803 gene encoding zinc finger protein 569 isoform X1, with protein MSEPQEAVTFKDVAVDFTQEEWQQLDPSQRNLYRNVMLENYNNLITVGYPFTKPDVIFKLEQEEEPWVVEEEVLRRHCPGEIWAFDEHEEIQDKLLTKLEDKFTKAFTEEKVNECRKKSTNVFPSDSVFFPSCHNLFEYDLYGECLEHNFDYYDGESVFLKKEHYKYNESTETFGNASSHLAVTPFKCNHCGKGFSQTLDLIRHLRIHSGEKPYECKKCSKAFSHKEKLTQHHKIHSREMSYECNECGKAFIKMSNLIRHQRIHTGEKPYACKECGKSFSQKSNLIDHEKIHTGEKPYECSECEKSFSQKQSLIAHQKVHTGEKPYACNECGKAFPRIASLALHMRSHTGEKPYKCDKCGKAFSQFSMLIIHVRIHTGEKPYECNECGKSFSQSSALTVHMRSHTGEKPYECKECTKAFSHKKNFITHQKIHTKEKPYECNECGKAFIQMSNLVRHQRIHTGEKPYICKECGKAFSQKSNLIAHEKIHSGEKPYECNECGKAFSQKQNFITHQKVHTGEKPYDCNKCGKAFSQIASLTLHLRSHTGEKPYECDKCGKAFSQCSLLNLHMRSHTGEKPYVCNECGKAFSQRTSLIVHMRGHTGEKPYECNKCGKAFSQSSSLTIHIRGHTGEKPFDCSKCGKAFSQISSLTLHMRKHTGEKPYHCIECGKAFSQKSHLVRHQRIHTY; from the exons GAAGCAGTGACATTCAAAGATGTGGCTGTTGACTTCACCCAGGAAGAATGGCAACAACTAGATCCCTCTCAAAGAAACCTTTACCGGAATGTGATGCTAGAAAACTATAATAACTTAATCACAGTGG GCTATCCATTCACCAAACCTGATGTGATATTCAAGTTGGAGCAAGAAGAAGAGCCATGGGTGGTAGAAGAAGAAGTACTAAGGAGACACTGTCCAG GAGAAATATGGGCATTTGATGAACACGAGGAAATCCAAGACAAACTTTTGACAAAACTTGAAGACAAATTCACAAAAGCATTCACTGAAGAAAAAGTTAATGAATGCCGTAAGAAATCTACAAATGTGTTTCCTTCAGACtcagttttttttccttcctgtcaCAATCTCTTTGAATATGACTTATATGGAGAGTGTTTAGAACATAATTTTGACTATTATGATGGTGAAAGTGTCTTTCTAAAGAAGGAGCATTACAAATATAATGAATCTACAGAAACATTTGGCAATGCCTCTTCCCATCTTGCAGTAACTCCTTTTAAGTGTAATCATTGTGGAAAAGGTTTTAGTCAGACCTTGGATCTCATCAGACACTTAAGAATTCATTCTGGAGaaaagccctatgaatgtaagaaGTGTAGCAAAGCCTTCAGCCACAAGGAAAAACTTACTCAGCATCATAAAATTCATAGTAGAGAGATGTCTTATGAATGTAACGAATGTGGAAAAGCTTTTATTAAAATGTCAAATCTCATTAGACATCAAAGAATCCATACTGGAGAGAAGCCTTATGCATGCAAAGAATGTGGAAAATCcttcagccagaaatcaaatctAATTGATCATGAAAAAATTCAtactggagagaaaccttatgagtGTAGTGAGTGTGAAAAATCATTCAGCCAGAAGCAAAGCCTCATTGCACATCAGAAAGTTCATACTGGGGAAAAACCTTACGCATGTAATGAATGTGGTAAAGCCTTCCCTCGTATTGCATCCCTTGCTCTTCATATGAGAAGTCATACAGGAGAAAAACCTTATAAATGTGATAAATGTGGGAAAGCattctctcagttttccatgctTATTATTCATGTGAGAATTCATACAggtgagaagccctatgaatgtaatgAATGCGGAAAATCCTTTTCTCAAAGTTCTGCTCTTACTGTACATATGAGGAGTCATACTGGTGaaaaaccttatgaatgtaaggAATGTACAAAAGCTTTCAGCCACAAGAAAAACTTCATTACACATCAGAAGATTCATACTAAAGAGAAACCTTATGAGTGTAACGAATGTGGGAAAGCTTTCATTCAGATGTCAAATCTTGTTAGACACCAGAGAATTCatactggagagaaaccctatatcTGTAAGGAATGTGGCAAAGCCTTTAGTCAGAAATCAAATCTCATTGCTCATGAAAAAATTCAttctggagagaaaccctatgaatgtaatgaATGTGGTAAAGCCTTCAGccaaaaacaaaactttattaCACATCAGAAGGTacacactggagagaaaccttatgatTGTAATAAATGTGGTAAAGCTTTTTCTCAAATTGCATCCCTTACTCTTCATCTGAGAAGTCACACAGGGGAAAAGCCTTATGAATGCGATAAATGTGGGAAAGCTTTCTCTCAGTGCTCACTACTTAATTTACATATGAGAAGTCATACAGGTGAGAAGCCTTATGTATGTAACGAATGTGGGAAAGCTTTCTCTCAAAGAACGTCCCTTATTGTGCATATGAGAGGTCATACAGGTGAAAAACCGTATGAATGTAATAAATGTGGAAAAGCCTTCTCCCAAAGTTCATCACTTACTATACACATACGAGGTCATACAGGTGAAAAACCATTTGACTGTAGTAAATGTGGAAAAGCCTTCTCTCAAATATCATCTCTCACACTTCATATGAGAAAACATACAGGTGAGAAACCTTATCATTGTATTGAATGTGGCAAGGCTTTCAGTCAAAAGTCACACCTTGTTAGACACCAGAGGATTCACACATATTAG
- the LOC132536803 gene encoding zinc finger protein 569 isoform X2: protein MSYECNECGKAFIKMSNLIRHQRIHTGEKPYACKECGKSFSQKSNLIDHEKIHTGEKPYECSECEKSFSQKQSLIAHQKVHTGEKPYACNECGKAFPRIASLALHMRSHTGEKPYKCDKCGKAFSQFSMLIIHVRIHTGEKPYECNECGKSFSQSSALTVHMRSHTGEKPYECKECTKAFSHKKNFITHQKIHTKEKPYECNECGKAFIQMSNLVRHQRIHTGEKPYICKECGKAFSQKSNLIAHEKIHSGEKPYECNECGKAFSQKQNFITHQKVHTGEKPYDCNKCGKAFSQIASLTLHLRSHTGEKPYECDKCGKAFSQCSLLNLHMRSHTGEKPYVCNECGKAFSQRTSLIVHMRGHTGEKPYECNKCGKAFSQSSSLTIHIRGHTGEKPFDCSKCGKAFSQISSLTLHMRKHTGEKPYHCIECGKAFSQKSHLVRHQRIHTY from the coding sequence ATGTCTTATGAATGTAACGAATGTGGAAAAGCTTTTATTAAAATGTCAAATCTCATTAGACATCAAAGAATCCATACTGGAGAGAAGCCTTATGCATGCAAAGAATGTGGAAAATCcttcagccagaaatcaaatctAATTGATCATGAAAAAATTCAtactggagagaaaccttatgagtGTAGTGAGTGTGAAAAATCATTCAGCCAGAAGCAAAGCCTCATTGCACATCAGAAAGTTCATACTGGGGAAAAACCTTACGCATGTAATGAATGTGGTAAAGCCTTCCCTCGTATTGCATCCCTTGCTCTTCATATGAGAAGTCATACAGGAGAAAAACCTTATAAATGTGATAAATGTGGGAAAGCattctctcagttttccatgctTATTATTCATGTGAGAATTCATACAggtgagaagccctatgaatgtaatgAATGCGGAAAATCCTTTTCTCAAAGTTCTGCTCTTACTGTACATATGAGGAGTCATACTGGTGaaaaaccttatgaatgtaaggAATGTACAAAAGCTTTCAGCCACAAGAAAAACTTCATTACACATCAGAAGATTCATACTAAAGAGAAACCTTATGAGTGTAACGAATGTGGGAAAGCTTTCATTCAGATGTCAAATCTTGTTAGACACCAGAGAATTCatactggagagaaaccctatatcTGTAAGGAATGTGGCAAAGCCTTTAGTCAGAAATCAAATCTCATTGCTCATGAAAAAATTCAttctggagagaaaccctatgaatgtaatgaATGTGGTAAAGCCTTCAGccaaaaacaaaactttattaCACATCAGAAGGTacacactggagagaaaccttatgatTGTAATAAATGTGGTAAAGCTTTTTCTCAAATTGCATCCCTTACTCTTCATCTGAGAAGTCACACAGGGGAAAAGCCTTATGAATGCGATAAATGTGGGAAAGCTTTCTCTCAGTGCTCACTACTTAATTTACATATGAGAAGTCATACAGGTGAGAAGCCTTATGTATGTAACGAATGTGGGAAAGCTTTCTCTCAAAGAACGTCCCTTATTGTGCATATGAGAGGTCATACAGGTGAAAAACCGTATGAATGTAATAAATGTGGAAAAGCCTTCTCCCAAAGTTCATCACTTACTATACACATACGAGGTCATACAGGTGAAAAACCATTTGACTGTAGTAAATGTGGAAAAGCCTTCTCTCAAATATCATCTCTCACACTTCATATGAGAAAACATACAGGTGAGAAACCTTATCATTGTATTGAATGTGGCAAGGCTTTCAGTCAAAAGTCACACCTTGTTAGACACCAGAGGATTCACACATATTAG